One window from the genome of candidate division KSB1 bacterium encodes:
- the tgt gene encoding tRNA guanosine(34) transglycosylase Tgt: MTGVFEIVAIDPETGARAGRLFTAHGVVETPAFMPVGTQGCVKAVSPQELLECGIQIFLANTYHLFLRPGLEVLRRAGGLHRFAGWSGPILTDSGGFQIYSLSEFRKITEEGVYFRSHLDGSYILFTPESAVDHQRAIGSDIMMVLDECTPYPCDRSYAVRSLELTHAWAERSLHRFQETQPEYGHSQLLFGIVQGSVYLDLRRQSAERLSQLDFPGYALGGLSVGEPKEVMYEVIDQTAPLLPHDRPRYLMGVGKPEDLVEAVGMGIDLFDCVIPTRNGRNGTVFTWEGPLVIKNGRFKDDFRPIDESCSCYTCRNYTRAFVRHLFNAGEVLALRLATIHNLTFYATLMSQAREAILAGRFRQWARDFYSRYRTSAEEKIPEQETV; the protein is encoded by the coding sequence ATGACCGGAGTGTTCGAGATCGTCGCCATCGATCCCGAAACGGGGGCGAGGGCGGGGCGGCTTTTCACGGCGCACGGAGTCGTAGAGACGCCTGCCTTCATGCCCGTCGGTACGCAGGGATGCGTGAAAGCCGTGTCCCCCCAGGAACTACTTGAGTGCGGCATCCAGATCTTCTTGGCCAACACCTACCACCTCTTTCTCAGACCCGGTCTCGAAGTGCTCCGAAGGGCTGGGGGCTTGCACCGATTTGCCGGCTGGTCTGGTCCGATCCTCACGGATAGTGGGGGCTTTCAGATCTATAGCCTGAGCGAGTTTCGTAAGATAACGGAAGAGGGCGTTTATTTCCGTTCCCATTTGGACGGCTCCTACATTCTCTTCACCCCCGAGTCGGCAGTCGATCATCAGAGGGCGATCGGTAGCGATATCATGATGGTGCTGGATGAATGCACACCGTATCCTTGTGATCGCTCTTACGCAGTTCGTTCCCTGGAGCTGACCCATGCCTGGGCCGAACGGAGTCTCCATAGGTTTCAGGAGACGCAACCTGAATACGGGCACTCACAGCTTCTCTTTGGCATCGTGCAGGGAAGCGTCTACCTGGACCTCCGGCGGCAATCGGCCGAACGCCTCTCGCAACTGGATTTCCCGGGCTACGCCCTTGGCGGCCTCTCCGTTGGCGAGCCAAAAGAGGTGATGTACGAGGTTATCGACCAGACGGCTCCACTACTTCCCCATGACCGGCCGCGTTACCTTATGGGCGTGGGAAAACCGGAGGACCTTGTCGAAGCAGTAGGGATGGGGATCGACCTCTTCGACTGCGTCATCCCGACACGAAATGGTCGGAACGGAACCGTCTTTACATGGGAAGGTCCTCTCGTAATCAAGAACGGTCGCTTCAAGGATGATTTTCGGCCTATTGACGAGTCGTGCTCCTGTTACACCTGCAGGAACTACACCCGGGCCTTTGTGCGCCACCTCTTCAATGCGGGGGAGGTCTTAGCCCTCCGCCTGGCCACCATCCATAATTTGACTTTTTACGCGACCCTGATGTCGCAAGCACGAGAGGCCATCCTTGCTGGTAGGTTCCGCCAGTGGGCCAGGGATTTCTACAGCCGTTACAGGACCTCGGCCGAGGAAAAAATCCCTGAGCAGGAAACGGTCTGA
- a CDS encoding SAM-dependent chlorinase/fluorinase — MAQHVTLTTDFGARDWFVGAVKAVLLRKVPRATIVDLSHALPAYDVRSAAYFLGSVFHLFPPGTVHLAVVDPGVGSERAAIAAEIDGRFFVGPDNGLITYCLQGARYARFVQLEQRRNLSPTFHARDLFAPAAADLCAGCSLDTVGRAIATVRVLEVDHPLFDPATGIVRGSVVYVDGFGNLITDLPNFLLQRANVFLHGRPLRTVACYADGQPGELVAVPGSNGTIEIAVREGSAQEQTGAGMGTEVVASLNQAAETKAPATIDRR, encoded by the coding sequence GTGGCCCAGCACGTCACGCTTACTACCGACTTCGGTGCGCGCGACTGGTTCGTAGGTGCGGTCAAGGCCGTGCTTCTGAGAAAGGTCCCGAGGGCGACCATCGTGGATCTGAGCCACGCCCTTCCTGCGTACGATGTCCGCTCGGCGGCGTATTTCCTGGGTTCGGTCTTCCACCTGTTCCCACCTGGGACTGTGCACCTCGCGGTGGTCGACCCGGGTGTCGGCTCCGAACGCGCCGCAATTGCCGCGGAAATTGATGGCCGTTTCTTTGTCGGCCCCGACAACGGGTTGATTACCTACTGCTTGCAAGGAGCACGTTACGCCCGCTTTGTCCAGCTGGAACAGCGCCGAAACCTCAGCCCTACTTTCCACGCGCGCGATCTCTTTGCTCCTGCCGCTGCAGATCTCTGCGCCGGCTGCTCGCTGGACACCGTGGGAAGGGCCATCGCTACGGTCCGCGTACTGGAGGTCGATCACCCGCTTTTCGATCCTGCTACAGGCATCGTCCGCGGTTCGGTCGTCTATGTGGACGGGTTCGGAAATCTGATCACAGACCTGCCAAACTTCCTGCTCCAAAGGGCCAACGTGTTTTTGCATGGCCGTCCTCTCCGGACCGTCGCCTGCTACGCTGACGGTCAGCCTGGTGAGCTCGTGGCTGTACCGGGGAGCAACGGGACAATTGAGATCGCTGTGCGCGAAGGCAGCGCACAGGAGCAAACCGGGGCGGGGATGGGCACAGAGGTGGTAGCAAGCTTAAACCAGGCTGCGGAGACGAAAGCTCCTGCAACCATAGACCGGAGATGA
- the fmt gene encoding methionyl-tRNA formyltransferase, with product MRIVFFGSDSFSLPALRRLCSSRHAVLAVVTAPDRPRGRGLRPLPTPVKSFARENGIRSMEPEDLQDPGFLQALREMRADLFAVVAFRILPKDVFEIPPHGTVNLHASLLPKYRGAAPVQWAILNGEATTGVTTFLINEKVDTGDILLQREVEIRPLETAGELETRLAEIGADVLLETIDGLESGRLTPRPQEGEPSHAPKIQREMGRIDWSRPADYLARLIRALSPDPGAFTFWGNKLLRLHRASEESRGIPHSATAEPGTVLLANARTGDLVVKAGESFVRILELQPSGKRIMSSGEFLRGYRLAEGDRLTREPAE from the coding sequence GTGCGCATCGTTTTCTTCGGAAGCGATTCGTTCTCGCTGCCGGCACTTCGCAGACTGTGCAGCTCCCGGCACGCGGTCCTGGCCGTGGTCACGGCACCCGACAGGCCGAGGGGACGCGGCCTCAGGCCCTTGCCCACACCCGTGAAAAGCTTTGCACGGGAAAACGGCATACGTTCGATGGAACCCGAGGACCTCCAGGATCCGGGGTTCTTGCAGGCGCTCCGGGAAATGCGGGCGGACCTTTTCGCTGTCGTAGCCTTCCGCATTCTTCCCAAGGACGTATTCGAGATCCCGCCGCACGGGACCGTCAATCTTCATGCCTCGCTCCTCCCCAAGTACCGCGGGGCTGCTCCCGTGCAGTGGGCCATTCTGAACGGAGAGGCCACAACAGGCGTAACCACGTTCCTCATTAACGAGAAAGTTGACACCGGGGACATCCTTCTGCAGCGGGAAGTGGAAATCCGACCCCTCGAAACGGCCGGAGAATTGGAGACGCGACTTGCGGAAATTGGGGCAGACGTGCTCCTGGAAACAATCGACGGTTTAGAATCCGGACGGCTCACGCCCCGCCCTCAGGAAGGCGAACCGAGCCACGCTCCCAAGATCCAGCGTGAGATGGGCAGGATTGATTGGTCGCGTCCGGCTGACTACCTGGCCCGCTTAATCCGGGCGCTGTCACCGGATCCCGGCGCCTTCACTTTCTGGGGAAACAAGCTCCTTCGACTTCACCGCGCCTCAGAAGAAAGCCGGGGAATCCCTCATTCGGCCACAGCGGAGCCAGGCACCGTTCTCCTTGCAAACGCGCGCACGGGTGATCTCGTGGTGAAAGCCGGGGAATCCTTCGTCAGGATTTTGGAGCTTCAGCCGAGTGGCAAGAGGATCATGAGCAGCGGAGAGTTTTTGCGGGGGTACAGGCTCGCCGAAGGTGACCGCCTAACGCGTGAACCAGCCGAATGA
- the rsmB gene encoding 16S rRNA (cytosine(967)-C(5))-methyltransferase RsmB, producing MRRSQDVADARELAIKLVAEAEKRKAYVDLLLASRLRNVADGRKRAFVTELVRGTVRWRRYLSWIAKKHYRGNYLSVPVDVKAAIEVGIYQLVFLSRVPDFAAVSSTVEIVKRRHGQAWADRTNAILRSVQRASHEALEPKSKDPVRKLAIRWSHPDWMVERWLRQFGKEETIALLRANNEPAPLTVRVNRTKINPDDLVEVLRTKGIDAERLPAHEHFVHLRELSVSLEELDEFREGYFTPQDPSAYLLVQLLNPRSEDTVFDVCAAPGGKATAIAEVIGPNGRVIASDLRPRRLNLVRKGSQRLGLRNIRLVAADARALPFRAAGTVLVDAPCSGTGVLRRRVDLRWQRQQDQVTELARLQLEILLAVADRQQAGDAIVYATCTLEREENEEVVANFLSARSQYVVDPAQKYVGAHYCTDAGYLRTYPHRHHLDGVFGARLVRIC from the coding sequence TTGAGAAGATCGCAAGACGTAGCGGATGCGCGCGAGCTCGCAATTAAGCTCGTCGCAGAGGCAGAGAAGAGGAAGGCCTATGTCGATCTTCTTCTCGCTTCTCGCCTGCGCAACGTTGCGGATGGCAGGAAACGAGCATTTGTGACGGAGTTGGTTCGCGGAACTGTCCGGTGGCGCCGCTATCTCTCCTGGATCGCTAAGAAACACTACCGCGGCAATTATCTGTCTGTGCCTGTCGACGTCAAAGCGGCCATTGAGGTGGGGATCTATCAGCTTGTCTTTCTAAGTCGTGTGCCCGATTTCGCCGCGGTGAGTTCCACCGTGGAAATAGTAAAGCGCCGACACGGTCAGGCATGGGCAGATCGAACCAATGCGATTCTGAGGTCGGTGCAAAGGGCCAGCCACGAAGCCCTCGAGCCGAAGTCAAAAGACCCTGTACGCAAACTCGCTATTCGGTGGAGCCACCCGGATTGGATGGTGGAGCGATGGCTACGGCAGTTCGGGAAAGAGGAAACGATCGCCTTGCTCCGCGCGAATAATGAGCCAGCGCCACTGACGGTCCGGGTGAATCGGACAAAAATCAACCCGGATGACCTCGTAGAGGTTCTTCGCACCAAAGGGATCGATGCCGAACGGCTACCTGCGCACGAGCATTTTGTGCACCTCCGTGAGCTCTCCGTGTCGCTCGAAGAGCTCGATGAGTTCAGGGAAGGTTATTTCACGCCTCAGGACCCGAGCGCCTATCTCCTCGTGCAGCTTTTGAATCCGCGCTCGGAAGACACCGTCTTCGACGTGTGTGCCGCACCCGGAGGGAAGGCCACCGCGATAGCTGAGGTGATCGGCCCTAACGGCCGGGTGATTGCCTCGGACCTTCGCCCGCGCCGCCTCAACCTTGTGCGGAAGGGAAGCCAGCGACTGGGGCTCCGCAATATTCGGCTCGTGGCCGCCGATGCACGCGCCCTACCTTTCCGAGCCGCGGGTACGGTGCTGGTAGACGCACCGTGCTCAGGAACGGGCGTTTTGAGGCGACGCGTTGACCTGCGCTGGCAGCGGCAGCAGGATCAAGTAACGGAGTTGGCTCGACTGCAGCTGGAGATCCTTCTTGCAGTTGCAGACCGACAACAGGCTGGGGACGCAATCGTCTACGCCACCTGTACCCTTGAGCGAGAAGAGAATGAGGAAGTCGTGGCGAACTTTCTATCTGCAAGATCCCAGTACGTCGTGGATCCAGCGCAGAAGTACGTCGGGGCCCACTACTGCACGGATGCAGGTTACCTGAGGACCTATCCGCACCGTCACCATCTCGACGGCGTCTTTGGGGCACGCTTAGTGCGGATTTGCTAA
- a CDS encoding site-2 protease family protein — protein MRGLTYAVSIMAILSVHEMGHYLMCRRHGVRATLPFFLPFPLPWLNPFGTLGAVIRIQDRMPSRKALFDVGVAGPLSGLVIATLCVYLGLRWSQLQVLDSLPPGAIFLGESLLFKLISYITVGPIPEGYDLVLHPVAFAGWAGLFVTALNLLPIGQLDGGHVLYALFGRRSNVIYRFVLLAFALVCVFVYWGWLLLILLLIWFGYTHPPPIDDETPLDVRRRVLGGFVLILFLLSFTPAPFRIG, from the coding sequence GTGAGGGGACTTACGTACGCGGTCTCCATCATGGCCATCCTCTCGGTACATGAGATGGGTCACTACCTGATGTGCAGACGCCACGGGGTACGGGCCACCCTGCCGTTTTTCCTACCTTTTCCGCTGCCCTGGCTCAATCCTTTTGGCACGTTGGGCGCTGTTATTCGGATCCAGGATCGGATGCCGAGCCGAAAGGCACTCTTCGACGTGGGCGTGGCAGGACCCCTGTCCGGTCTGGTCATTGCGACGCTTTGCGTCTACCTTGGTCTCCGGTGGTCGCAGCTACAGGTACTCGATTCGCTTCCGCCGGGAGCCATTTTCCTTGGCGAATCCCTCTTGTTCAAGCTCATCAGCTACATCACTGTGGGCCCCATTCCCGAGGGCTACGATCTGGTGCTGCACCCTGTTGCGTTTGCCGGGTGGGCGGGGCTTTTTGTGACGGCTCTGAATCTACTTCCGATCGGCCAGCTGGATGGAGGGCACGTTTTGTACGCGCTGTTTGGCCGGCGGAGCAATGTTATCTACCGTTTCGTACTCCTCGCATTCGCACTCGTGTGCGTGTTCGTCTATTGGGGATGGCTTCTTCTGATCCTGCTCTTGATCTGGTTCGGCTATACGCATCCGCCCCCGATTGACGACGAAACGCCCCTCGATGTCCGGAGACGCGTGCTCGGGGGCTTCGTTCTGATTCTCTTCCTGCTTTCGTTTACGCCAGCCCCGTTTCGGATAGGCTAA
- the yajC gene encoding preprotein translocase subunit YajC: MLLTILSQAPAAQRPNPLAMWLPIILIILIMYFLIFRPQAKRQKEHQKMLASIQKGDRIVTVGGIYGTVVGIKEKENILIVKIAENVKIELARGSVARKLSE, encoded by the coding sequence ATGCTCTTGACCATCCTTTCCCAAGCACCGGCAGCGCAAAGGCCCAATCCCTTGGCGATGTGGCTGCCGATCATCCTGATCATCCTCATTATGTACTTCCTGATCTTCCGACCGCAGGCGAAGCGGCAGAAGGAACACCAGAAGATGCTCGCCTCGATTCAAAAAGGCGATCGTATTGTCACGGTAGGAGGAATCTACGGGACCGTGGTGGGGATCAAGGAAAAGGAGAACATCCTGATCGTCAAGATCGCTGAGAATGTGAAAATCGAGCTGGCGCGCGGATCGGTTGCGCGCAAGTTGAGCGAATGA
- a CDS encoding PASTA domain-containing protein, which yields MPSNRYGWKRILKVLTAFVAFYILVDSFLMPLYTRRGQTILVPNVTDLSFEEAEKLLKGRGLRAVRAAERFDARVAPGHVLSQEPKAGSQVKRGRRVYLTLSKGERTVTMPNLVGGSERDARFRLSSLGLLLQEVVYEHSSYYPEGVVADQSIPAQSQVEVGTPVRLTVSLGPLPSQFIVPSLVGKSLEEARRELRKAGLTLGRIEYQMSRDLLPETVIAQSIPPGRQVAAGDSVDLVISQYPHE from the coding sequence ATGCCTTCGAATCGATACGGCTGGAAGCGCATTTTGAAGGTCTTGACGGCCTTTGTCGCGTTCTACATCTTAGTTGATAGCTTTCTGATGCCTCTTTACACACGCCGAGGACAGACGATCCTGGTCCCGAATGTGACGGACCTGAGTTTCGAGGAGGCAGAGAAGCTTCTGAAGGGACGCGGACTCCGTGCGGTCCGGGCTGCGGAGCGTTTCGACGCTCGCGTTGCGCCCGGCCATGTACTGTCCCAGGAGCCGAAGGCCGGTAGCCAGGTGAAGAGGGGGAGACGAGTATACCTGACCTTGAGTAAAGGGGAAAGGACGGTAACGATGCCGAACCTGGTCGGCGGCTCCGAGAGAGACGCACGGTTCAGGCTGTCCAGCCTCGGTTTGCTGCTTCAAGAAGTGGTGTACGAGCACTCGTCTTACTATCCGGAAGGGGTGGTGGCTGACCAGTCCATCCCTGCCCAGAGCCAGGTGGAGGTCGGCACTCCTGTTCGACTGACAGTTAGCTTAGGCCCCTTACCCTCGCAGTTCATTGTTCCCAGCCTGGTCGGAAAGTCACTCGAAGAGGCGCGCCGGGAGCTTCGCAAAGCGGGTCTTACTCTCGGCCGGATCGAATACCAGATGTCGCGCGATCTTCTTCCCGAAACCGTCATCGCCCAGTCCATACCTCCCGGCCGGCAGGTGGCTGCGGGGGACTCTGTGGATCTTGTTATCAGCCAGTACCCGCACGAGTGA
- the rpe gene encoding ribulose-phosphate 3-epimerase → MKRVIIAPSVLSADLLRLREQVLQTVDAGAEWIHVDVMDGHFVPNITFGANMVEALRRALPSHIVLDVHLMIAEPDRYLADFRAAGADVLTVHWEAAPHIWRTAERIAQYGAKFGLSVNPASSLVDLEYILPFCDLLLVMTVEPGYGGQSFVPFGLAKIAEARRLLDACGSAAYLEVDGGICPENAAAVVRAGADVLVAGSAIFGAEDPGSAVVALRRAAAGAIGERTK, encoded by the coding sequence ATGAAGCGTGTGATAATCGCCCCTTCGGTTCTCTCCGCTGATCTTCTCCGCCTCCGTGAGCAGGTTCTCCAGACGGTCGACGCAGGCGCCGAGTGGATCCACGTGGATGTAATGGACGGCCACTTCGTACCGAACATTACGTTTGGCGCGAATATGGTAGAGGCTCTGCGTCGAGCCCTCCCGTCCCATATCGTCCTCGACGTTCACCTCATGATCGCCGAACCGGACCGCTACCTCGCCGATTTCCGCGCCGCTGGCGCCGACGTCCTGACCGTCCACTGGGAAGCCGCCCCTCATATCTGGAGGACAGCCGAAAGAATCGCGCAATACGGAGCGAAGTTCGGCCTTAGCGTAAACCCAGCTTCCTCCCTTGTCGATCTCGAGTATATTCTGCCATTCTGCGACCTTTTGCTCGTAATGACGGTAGAACCGGGTTACGGGGGACAGAGTTTCGTTCCCTTTGGCTTGGCCAAAATCGCGGAGGCGCGGCGCCTTCTGGACGCATGCGGCTCGGCAGCGTATTTGGAGGTGGACGGCGGGATCTGTCCCGAGAATGCGGCGGCTGTCGTGCGGGCTGGTGCAGATGTGCTGGTCGCGGGCTCGGCCATCTTCGGCGCAGAGGACCCAGGAAGTGCAGTAGTGGCCTTGAGACGGGCCGCCGCAGGCGCCATCGGGGAGCGCACGAAATAG